The proteins below are encoded in one region of Candidatus Polarisedimenticolia bacterium:
- a CDS encoding SGNH/GDSL hydrolase family protein, which yields MSGRRFANAVLLAGASISAAATVFAVGSAMGHGGLTLRAVALAAGPLLLAAVFLLALRLPIDGRIALAVTCLSLALAVYAAEWYLRELPVWRMKRIARSLGMKYDPRTKIEVLRDLRRRGVDAWPAMAPELLFGSHDPTFLPLGGISNVVTVSCNEIGSYLVYRSDEHGFHNPPGLWSSPALEVAAVGDSYAQGRCVPSEQNMVALIRKKYPATLNLGMSGNGPLTDLANVLEYLTLLQPRRILWFYYEGNDLTDDLPRDLSDRMLARYLEAGFRQNLLSRQAEIDSFLKRRVEEKYLEAEQRFLERQAEDRWQGALRLRTLRASLGLAVWKHPESFAGVDYPLFRRILLTARDAARTWDGRIYFVYLPASGRYLSGDLRRLNDEVRVKILTILRELGIPLIDLTGPIGEAPVDELYAPNGGHFTPRGYSLAAEHVLQALDAGGR from the coding sequence ATGAGCGGTCGCCGGTTCGCGAATGCGGTCCTTCTGGCCGGAGCGTCGATCTCGGCGGCCGCCACCGTCTTCGCCGTGGGCTCCGCGATGGGCCACGGCGGTCTCACCCTCCGCGCCGTCGCTCTCGCCGCAGGACCACTCCTCCTCGCCGCCGTCTTCCTCCTCGCCCTGAGGCTGCCGATCGATGGCCGAATCGCTCTGGCGGTGACCTGTCTGTCCCTCGCCCTGGCCGTCTACGCGGCCGAGTGGTACCTGCGCGAGCTGCCGGTATGGCGCATGAAGCGCATCGCACGCAGCCTGGGGATGAAATACGACCCTCGCACTAAGATCGAGGTCCTCCGCGACCTGCGCCGCAGAGGGGTCGACGCTTGGCCCGCCATGGCGCCGGAGCTGCTCTTCGGCAGCCACGACCCGACTTTCCTGCCGCTGGGCGGGATCTCCAACGTCGTGACCGTCTCCTGCAACGAGATCGGCAGCTACCTCGTCTATCGCAGCGACGAGCACGGCTTCCACAACCCACCCGGGCTGTGGTCCTCCCCGGCGCTCGAAGTCGCGGCGGTAGGCGATTCCTACGCGCAGGGGCGCTGCGTCCCTTCCGAGCAGAACATGGTGGCGCTGATCCGCAAGAAATATCCCGCCACGCTGAACCTGGGAATGTCGGGCAACGGACCGCTGACCGATCTGGCCAACGTGCTGGAATACCTCACCCTCCTCCAGCCGCGGCGCATCCTCTGGTTCTATTACGAAGGAAACGACCTCACCGACGATCTCCCTCGTGACCTCAGCGACCGGATGCTCGCGCGCTACCTCGAGGCCGGCTTCCGTCAGAACCTCCTGTCGCGCCAGGCCGAGATCGACTCCTTCCTCAAGCGCCGCGTCGAAGAGAAATACCTCGAGGCGGAGCAGAGGTTCCTGGAAAGGCAGGCGGAGGATCGCTGGCAAGGAGCCCTGCGCCTGCGCACGCTGCGCGCCTCCCTCGGACTGGCGGTGTGGAAGCACCCAGAGAGCTTCGCCGGGGTCGACTACCCCCTGTTCCGGCGCATCCTGCTGACCGCCCGCGACGCCGCCCGAACCTGGGACGGTCGCATTTACTTCGTGTACCTGCCCGCCTCGGGACGCTACCTCAGCGGCGATCTGCGCCGCCTCAACGACGAGGTGCGGGTGAAGATCCTCACCATCCTGCGCGAGCTGGGGATTCCGCTGATCGACCTGACGGGACCCATCGGGGAAGCGCCGGTGGACGAGCTCTACGCGCCCAACGGCGGCCATTTCACACCCAGGGGCTATTCTCTCGCCGCCGAGCATGTCCTGCAGGCCCTTGACGCAGGTGGGCGTTGA
- a CDS encoding AsmA family protein, protein MTSRTRRLLWIAAAVVGLLVVVALAAPLLVDINRYHDPIEAQAKRMLGREVSLGRMSLRLLPIPGVGVRPVRIASDRPGDPPFFQAESFSARARILPLLRGRLEIASLSASRPELNLHRYPDGRFNLPSPTPAPAGPAQVPPPSGAGGTSTFTLARLRIRNARVRFVDEKVIPGKTVTTVLEEVDMALNGYAPGRPFGIDLAADLPPANSGSLKLSGIVALPVGGTASSGVTDLSVEADDFQPAAFTPYFQSFLGISPPLGRVSAKIQTRARLRAGPSGKWELDSDGFLRGTVALREVALSGAPAGRGRRGNLDLTIDTALTDGGRRIAFKKLEAATGKSRLSAGGNVFLSDAGSQIDVTVRPSRIMAEDLETVAAVLGAPFPTGVSSKSPIAFKGSASGPLARPDRMNFRGEIEMSGVRYADPSFGKPIEDAAGRLAFADGALRVDRFSARVGETRMAGNLSVKDFRTPQLTLALSSRKANLDDLLALMTPSQKTAAQAPSRTPGGDVMQRTRGTGTIRIDEGSFGTFRFSRFAGDLRLDGKVVTFDPVTFQLYGGTYKGLLSADLRGAVPRYSYNSSLAGVDSQRFLADNFGVKDLLAGALTANLTLSGAGSDVDRILNSMQGEGSLRIDRGWIGRINVLGGLAKVSNLLGEATLAKVSGEVAKNRTDFSVLTAGVRVANGRLSTQDLKVTSRDLGVEGKGSLNLAGMLDFDLKVLFSPDLTATLLREGSRARYLEREGDRIALPLTIRGPVAAPTYGVDVQSITRAAAQGEVLEKLSKRKSPLGELAGAILGRKGVPNPGAPAPGATPGTVPGTTAPGSTAPEGGTAAVPPATAGPLAASPDGAMKINSTKYEGSLLLPDLTLRGEFSGTGLAGADVKVEGKGERAVFERADAFKEIAAYYAAHDRAQPARIPFKLKIDGKRLIGAGDLNVSITLRRADGTASTMTFPVAGRGL, encoded by the coding sequence ATGACTTCCCGGACCCGTCGCCTCCTTTGGATCGCAGCCGCCGTGGTCGGCCTGCTGGTCGTCGTCGCGCTCGCCGCTCCCCTCCTCGTCGACATCAACCGCTATCACGACCCGATCGAAGCGCAGGCGAAGAGGATGCTCGGCCGCGAAGTTTCGCTGGGGCGGATGAGCCTGCGGCTGTTGCCGATTCCGGGCGTGGGCGTCCGCCCGGTGCGCATCGCCTCGGATCGGCCCGGGGATCCGCCCTTCTTCCAGGCGGAGTCGTTCTCGGCGCGCGCCCGCATCTTGCCGCTGCTGCGCGGGCGCTTGGAGATCGCCTCGCTTTCTGCCTCGCGACCCGAGCTGAACCTGCACCGCTATCCCGACGGCCGCTTCAACCTCCCGTCGCCCACGCCCGCGCCGGCCGGGCCGGCGCAGGTCCCCCCGCCCTCCGGCGCAGGAGGCACCAGCACGTTCACGCTGGCGCGGCTGCGCATCCGCAACGCCCGGGTGCGCTTCGTCGACGAGAAGGTGATTCCCGGAAAGACGGTCACGACGGTCCTGGAAGAGGTGGACATGGCGCTGAACGGCTACGCGCCCGGCCGGCCGTTCGGCATCGACCTGGCCGCCGACCTTCCTCCGGCCAACTCCGGATCGCTGAAGCTCTCGGGGATCGTGGCGCTGCCGGTCGGCGGGACGGCATCTTCGGGCGTGACCGACCTCTCGGTCGAAGCGGACGACTTCCAGCCTGCCGCGTTCACTCCTTATTTCCAGTCGTTCCTCGGCATCAGCCCGCCGCTGGGGAGGGTCTCCGCGAAGATCCAGACGCGGGCCCGCCTGCGGGCGGGGCCGAGCGGGAAATGGGAGCTGGACAGCGACGGCTTCCTGCGCGGCACGGTTGCGCTGCGCGAGGTGGCTCTGAGCGGCGCGCCGGCGGGACGCGGGCGGAGAGGGAACCTCGACCTCACGATCGACACGGCGCTCACCGACGGCGGGCGGCGGATCGCCTTCAAGAAGCTGGAGGCCGCGACGGGCAAGAGCCGTCTGTCGGCCGGCGGCAACGTTTTCCTGTCCGACGCCGGCAGCCAGATCGACGTGACGGTGCGTCCGTCCCGGATCATGGCGGAGGATCTCGAGACGGTGGCCGCGGTCCTGGGAGCACCCTTCCCCACCGGTGTCTCTTCCAAGTCCCCCATCGCCTTCAAGGGGAGCGCTTCGGGGCCGCTGGCCCGACCCGATCGGATGAACTTCCGCGGCGAGATTGAGATGTCAGGGGTGCGCTATGCCGATCCGTCGTTCGGCAAGCCGATCGAAGACGCGGCCGGCCGGCTCGCCTTCGCCGATGGCGCGCTGCGCGTGGATCGCTTCTCGGCGCGCGTCGGGGAAACGAGGATGGCGGGGAATCTGTCGGTGAAGGATTTCCGCACTCCGCAGCTCACGCTCGCCCTCTCCTCGCGAAAGGCCAACCTGGACGATCTCCTCGCACTGATGACTCCCAGCCAGAAGACGGCCGCGCAGGCGCCTTCGCGGACGCCGGGCGGCGACGTCATGCAACGCACGCGCGGCACGGGAACGATCCGCATCGACGAGGGGTCGTTCGGGACGTTCCGCTTCTCGCGCTTCGCCGGTGATCTGCGGCTCGACGGCAAGGTCGTCACCTTCGACCCGGTCACCTTCCAGCTCTACGGCGGGACCTACAAGGGGCTGCTCTCCGCCGACCTGCGCGGCGCTGTGCCCCGGTATTCGTACAACAGCAGCCTCGCCGGGGTCGATAGCCAGAGGTTCCTGGCGGACAACTTCGGCGTCAAGGACCTCCTGGCCGGGGCGCTCACCGCCAACCTGACGCTTTCGGGAGCCGGAAGCGACGTCGACCGCATCCTGAACTCGATGCAGGGCGAAGGCAGCCTGCGGATCGATCGCGGCTGGATCGGACGGATCAACGTGCTGGGCGGGCTCGCCAAGGTGTCGAATCTGCTCGGCGAGGCGACGCTCGCCAAGGTGAGCGGCGAAGTGGCCAAGAACCGCACCGACTTCTCCGTCCTCACCGCCGGCGTGCGCGTCGCCAACGGGCGGCTGTCGACGCAGGACCTGAAGGTGACGAGCCGCGACCTGGGCGTGGAGGGGAAGGGATCGCTTAATCTGGCCGGGATGCTCGACTTCGACCTGAAGGTGCTCTTCTCCCCCGACCTCACCGCCACGCTGCTGCGCGAAGGCAGCCGCGCCCGGTATCTCGAGCGCGAAGGGGATCGCATCGCGCTGCCGCTGACCATCCGCGGGCCGGTGGCGGCGCCGACCTACGGCGTGGACGTGCAGTCGATCACGCGCGCCGCGGCCCAGGGCGAAGTGCTGGAGAAGCTGTCCAAGAGAAAGTCGCCGCTCGGCGAGCTGGCGGGCGCCATCCTCGGGCGCAAGGGCGTCCCGAATCCGGGCGCACCCGCGCCGGGCGCGACTCCAGGTACGGTTCCGGGGACGACGGCTCCGGGCTCGACGGCTCCCGAAGGAGGGACGGCGGCGGTGCCTCCCGCCACCGCCGGGCCGCTTGCCGCTTCGCCCGATGGCGCGATGAAGATCAACTCCACCAAGTACGAAGGCTCGCTCCTGCTTCCGGACCTGACGCTGCGCGGAGAGTTCAGCGGGACGGGTCTGGCGGGCGCCGACGTGAAGGTTGAAGGGAAGGGAGAGCGAGCGGTCTTCGAGCGCGCCGACGCCTTCAAGGAGATCGCGGCCTACTACGCCGCCCACGACCGCGCCCAGCCGGCGCGCATCCCCTTCAAGCTCAAGATCGACGGCAAGCGGCTGATCGGGGCCGGGGATCTCAACGTTAGCATCACCCTGCGCCGGGCCGACGGGACCGCCTCGACGATGACCTTCCCCGTCGCCGGCCGCGGCCTCTGA
- a CDS encoding patatin-like phospholipase family protein, translating to MDGSHEGPRAKPPRVALVLGSGGIKCIATLGLFRMLTREKIGVDLIAASSGGAVFATAYALYPDDLEKIEGFLWSYWKPEIFRDFDYFGLLAALLRPRSRPIEKFGFIKGKRILRNLDAMFPGKTFADTRIPLRIVATDIRTGRSVVLREGSLSRAVRASVSLPIYMRPVRWGESLLVDGGMTNPLPCDIASAEGSHVILAMSFGSSLDTPLDSPLRLLNQIVRVSASNLIRAHDDLHRYTHKGAIVGIHPVFDHVHSFFNFHTMEEIIARGEEASEAALPRIRAALGSLHAVGS from the coding sequence ATGGACGGATCCCATGAAGGACCGCGCGCCAAGCCGCCGAGAGTGGCGCTGGTGCTGGGCTCCGGCGGCATCAAGTGCATCGCCACGCTGGGCCTCTTCCGTATGCTGACGCGGGAGAAGATCGGCGTCGACCTGATCGCCGCCAGCAGCGGCGGCGCCGTCTTCGCCACCGCCTACGCCCTCTACCCCGACGATCTGGAGAAGATCGAGGGCTTCCTCTGGAGCTACTGGAAGCCGGAGATCTTCCGCGATTTCGACTACTTCGGTCTCCTGGCGGCGCTGCTGCGCCCGCGGTCGAGGCCGATCGAGAAGTTCGGCTTCATCAAGGGGAAGCGAATCCTGAGGAACCTCGACGCGATGTTTCCGGGGAAGACTTTCGCCGACACGCGGATTCCGCTGCGGATTGTGGCGACCGACATCCGGACGGGGCGCTCGGTGGTCTTGCGCGAGGGCAGCCTGTCCCGCGCCGTGCGGGCCAGCGTCTCGCTGCCGATCTATATGAGGCCGGTGCGCTGGGGGGAGTCGTTGCTGGTGGACGGCGGGATGACGAACCCGCTGCCGTGCGACATCGCCAGCGCCGAAGGGTCGCACGTGATCCTGGCGATGTCGTTCGGCTCGTCGCTGGACACTCCGCTCGACAGCCCGCTGCGCCTCCTCAATCAGATCGTGCGCGTCTCGGCCAGCAACCTCATTCGCGCCCACGACGACCTGCACCGCTACACGCACAAGGGGGCGATCGTCGGCATCCACCCCGTGTTCGACCACGTCCACTCCTTCTTCAATTTCCACACCATGGAGGAGATCATCGCCCGGGGCGAGGAGGCGAGCGAGGCGGCGCTGCCGAGGATCCGGGCGGCGCTGGGCTCCCTGCACGCGGTGGGGAGCTGA
- a CDS encoding zinc ribbon domain-containing protein — protein MPLFEYRCQECGERFEKVVFDRRRTVTCKKCHSPRVQKLISVFAVAGGSRRETAALESGPCTSCGAPQRGTCGFDD, from the coding sequence ATGCCTCTCTTCGAATACCGTTGCCAGGAGTGCGGCGAGCGCTTCGAGAAGGTCGTCTTCGATCGCCGCCGCACCGTCACCTGTAAGAAGTGCCACAGCCCGCGGGTCCAGAAGCTCATCTCGGTGTTCGCCGTCGCCGGCGGCTCCCGGCGCGAGACGGCGGCGCTGGAGTCGGGCCCCTGCACCAGCTGCGGCGCCCCGCAGCGCGGCACCTGCGGCTTCGACGACTGA
- a CDS encoding (2Fe-2S)-binding protein: protein MTAPDRARTSPGRGTTRREFLTGVTGALTAAAMAGGKLLGSAEEGATAKPIRGPGKTKITLEVNGRRRELSVEPRTTLLAALRDELRLTGTKSVCELGQCGACTILLGQTARYACLTLAVQADGRSVTTIEGLASPAGDLHPLQAAFVETDGLQCGFCTPGQVMAAAALLRRRPDPKPEEIRAALAGNTCRCAAYPKIFEAVALAASRLKPRP, encoded by the coding sequence ATGACGGCACCCGATCGCGCCAGGACTTCTCCGGGGCGCGGCACAACCCGCCGCGAATTCTTGACCGGCGTCACCGGCGCGCTGACCGCGGCGGCGATGGCCGGAGGGAAGCTTCTCGGATCCGCGGAGGAGGGAGCCACGGCGAAACCGATTCGGGGACCGGGCAAGACGAAGATCACCCTCGAGGTGAACGGGCGGCGGCGCGAGCTCTCCGTGGAGCCGAGAACCACGTTGCTGGCGGCGCTGCGCGACGAGCTGCGGCTGACCGGCACCAAGAGCGTCTGCGAGCTGGGGCAGTGCGGCGCCTGCACGATCCTTCTCGGCCAAACGGCGCGCTACGCCTGCCTGACGCTCGCCGTCCAGGCGGACGGCAGAAGCGTCACCACGATCGAGGGTCTCGCCTCCCCCGCCGGCGATCTCCATCCGCTGCAGGCGGCGTTCGTGGAGACCGACGGCCTGCAATGCGGCTTCTGCACGCCCGGGCAGGTGATGGCCGCGGCGGCGCTGCTGCGGCGCCGGCCCGATCCCAAGCCGGAGGAGATCCGCGCGGCGCTCGCGGGGAACACCTGCCGGTGCGCCGCCTATCCGAAGATCTTCGAAGCGGTGGCTCTGGCCGCCTCGCGGCTCAAGCCGCGACCCTGA
- a CDS encoding xanthine dehydrogenase family protein molybdopterin-binding subunit produces MSRKTRIRLGMPGRFKEAEVSLPDREPDPWDIEADLRVVGRRIPRVDGPDKVSGRARYTFDLQIPGMLHGAILRCPLPHARLKRIDTALAETHPGVRAVLVLEAKEYPYAGCEVAAVAADTLAAAEEALRRIKVEYEPLPFVTDPDRARQPGAPAVRPSGNVEPTVSTRRGDVEAAWRSSDAVVEAVFRTPVALHACLEGHGSLAKWDGDQVTLWDSTQAVFDVRDSLAKALGIPADKVRVIKDHAGGGFGSKLQMRSYSPIAARLARKAGAPVRLLLNRRDDFLATGNRHSSVQTVKIAGKKDGTLTALSWKSYGTGGTEGGAQTSGPIPDLYRFPSLRIEEEDVFTHAGPACPMRAPGHVQGMIGLEGAIDELSEKLGLDPLEVRIKNDPSDLRREEFKLGAARFGWKSRRPSGTSPGPRKRGMGVAGSTWDGSGIPGPRVEIKLHARGGVDLYCGTQDIGTGTRTLLAQVAAEELGLRVDDVSVHLGDSYFPYSILSGGSLTAASVTPAARSAAADARRALLDRAAAVLGVRAEDLKTSRRRVAAPGGKVIAWEEVLRQVPGGTLAGVGERAPNFSGYHRGTAGCQFVEAEVDVETGQVRVLRVVAVHDSGRVVNPLLWESQVNGGILQGISFALLEERVMDHRFGKVLNPNLEAYKVIGALEVPEIEIHPFPVAAGFNNTQVMGIGEPAIIPTAAAVANAVANALGLRIYDLPLTPDKILDALEAAAARRT; encoded by the coding sequence TTGTCCCGAAAAACGCGCATCCGCCTCGGCATGCCCGGCCGTTTCAAGGAGGCGGAGGTATCGCTACCCGATCGCGAGCCCGATCCGTGGGACATCGAGGCCGATCTCCGGGTCGTCGGCCGGCGGATCCCCCGCGTCGACGGGCCCGACAAAGTCTCGGGCCGCGCCCGCTACACCTTCGATCTGCAAATCCCCGGGATGCTCCACGGGGCCATCCTGCGCTGTCCCCTGCCGCACGCCCGTCTGAAGCGGATCGACACGGCGCTTGCCGAGACCCATCCAGGCGTGCGCGCCGTCCTCGTTCTCGAGGCGAAGGAATATCCCTACGCCGGATGCGAGGTGGCGGCCGTCGCGGCCGACACGCTCGCGGCGGCCGAGGAGGCGCTGCGGCGGATCAAGGTGGAATACGAGCCGCTCCCCTTCGTCACCGATCCCGATCGGGCCCGCCAGCCGGGCGCTCCGGCGGTGCGTCCCTCCGGCAACGTGGAGCCGACCGTGTCGACCCGCCGCGGCGACGTGGAAGCCGCCTGGCGCTCCTCGGATGCGGTGGTGGAGGCCGTCTTCCGGACCCCGGTCGCGCTGCACGCCTGTCTCGAAGGGCACGGGAGCCTGGCGAAGTGGGACGGCGACCAGGTCACGCTCTGGGATTCGACGCAGGCGGTGTTCGACGTGCGCGATTCGCTGGCGAAGGCGCTCGGCATTCCCGCCGACAAGGTCCGCGTCATCAAGGACCACGCGGGCGGAGGGTTCGGAAGCAAGCTGCAGATGCGCTCCTATTCCCCCATCGCGGCGCGGCTGGCCCGAAAGGCGGGCGCCCCCGTCCGCCTCCTGCTGAATCGCCGCGACGACTTCCTGGCGACGGGGAACCGTCACTCCTCGGTGCAGACGGTCAAGATCGCCGGGAAAAAGGACGGGACTCTGACCGCGCTGTCGTGGAAGAGCTACGGCACCGGAGGAACGGAGGGCGGGGCCCAGACGTCCGGCCCGATCCCCGACCTCTACCGTTTCCCGAGCCTCCGGATCGAGGAGGAGGACGTCTTCACCCACGCCGGACCGGCCTGTCCCATGCGCGCCCCCGGTCACGTCCAGGGAATGATCGGCCTGGAGGGGGCGATCGACGAGCTGAGCGAGAAACTCGGCCTGGACCCGCTCGAGGTGCGGATCAAGAACGATCCGAGCGACCTTCGGCGGGAAGAGTTCAAGCTGGGAGCCGCGCGCTTCGGCTGGAAGAGCCGCCGTCCTTCCGGGACCTCACCCGGGCCGCGCAAGCGCGGCATGGGGGTGGCGGGATCGACCTGGGACGGCAGCGGCATCCCCGGCCCGCGGGTCGAAATCAAGCTCCACGCCCGCGGCGGCGTCGATCTCTATTGCGGCACCCAGGACATCGGGACCGGCACCCGGACGCTGCTGGCGCAGGTCGCGGCCGAGGAGCTGGGGCTCCGCGTGGACGACGTCTCCGTCCATCTCGGCGATTCCTATTTCCCTTATTCCATCCTCAGCGGCGGAAGCCTGACCGCCGCCTCCGTCACGCCCGCCGCCCGTTCGGCGGCGGCGGACGCGCGGCGCGCGCTGCTCGATCGGGCGGCTGCGGTTCTGGGCGTCCGCGCCGAGGACCTGAAGACTTCACGCCGGCGGGTCGCCGCTCCGGGCGGCAAGGTGATCGCGTGGGAGGAAGTCCTGCGCCAGGTCCCCGGAGGGACCCTCGCGGGCGTTGGGGAGCGCGCCCCGAACTTCTCCGGGTACCACCGGGGAACGGCAGGGTGCCAGTTCGTGGAAGCGGAGGTGGACGTGGAGACCGGGCAGGTGCGCGTGCTGCGCGTCGTGGCGGTCCACGATTCCGGCCGGGTGGTCAATCCGCTTCTCTGGGAGAGCCAGGTGAACGGGGGGATTCTCCAGGGAATCTCGTTCGCGCTGCTCGAGGAGCGGGTCATGGACCATCGTTTCGGGAAGGTGCTGAACCCGAACCTCGAGGCGTACAAGGTGATCGGCGCCCTGGAAGTCCCGGAAATCGAGATCCATCCCTTCCCGGTGGCGGCGGGCTTTAACAACACCCAGGTGATGGGAATCGGGGAGCCGGCGATCATCCCCACGGCCGCCGCCGTGGCCAACGCCGTGGCCAACGCCCTCGGCCTCCGGATCTACGATCTCCCGCTGACTCCCGACAAGATTCTGGACGCCCTCGAGGCCGCGGCCGCGAGGCGGACATGA
- a CDS encoding xanthine dehydrogenase family protein subunit M translates to MKAFEYASARSLKQAVSLLREKAGKAQVLAGGTDLIPQMKERIAEPERLVDLQGVPGLNRIDSDGGELRLGALVSLAEIAEHPEIASSWRALSQGAGAAASPQIRNAGTLGGNLCQRPRCWYYRSEDFLCRKKGGDTCFALEGENKYHAIFGGDECRIVHPSDTAPALVAFGSTAAIQSPSGERRLPLAEFFAMPSADVTRENVLKDDEILSAIQVPKPLAGTRSAYLKIREKASFDFALVSCAAVLTFAGPTCERARIVLGGVAPVPWRCREAEEILAGRALDPARLARCAEAALAGAAPLSKNRYKVALAKAAVRRVLAGLREA, encoded by the coding sequence ATGAAGGCCTTCGAGTACGCCAGCGCGCGGAGCCTGAAGCAGGCGGTTTCGCTCCTCCGGGAGAAAGCGGGGAAAGCGCAGGTCCTCGCGGGCGGCACCGATCTCATCCCCCAGATGAAGGAGCGGATCGCCGAGCCGGAGCGGCTGGTCGACCTCCAGGGCGTTCCCGGCCTGAACCGGATCGACAGCGACGGAGGAGAATTGCGCCTGGGAGCGCTCGTCTCGCTCGCCGAGATCGCGGAGCATCCGGAGATCGCCTCGAGCTGGCGCGCTCTTTCGCAAGGGGCGGGGGCCGCCGCGTCCCCGCAGATCCGGAACGCCGGGACGCTCGGCGGCAACCTGTGCCAGCGCCCGCGCTGCTGGTATTACCGCAGCGAGGACTTTCTCTGCCGGAAGAAGGGGGGCGACACCTGCTTCGCCCTGGAGGGCGAGAACAAGTATCACGCCATCTTCGGGGGGGACGAATGCCGGATCGTCCATCCCTCCGACACGGCCCCGGCTCTCGTGGCCTTCGGATCCACGGCGGCGATCCAGTCGCCGTCCGGCGAGCGGCGCCTGCCGCTTGCCGAGTTCTTCGCCATGCCCTCGGCCGACGTGACGCGCGAGAACGTCCTGAAGGATGACGAGATTCTCTCGGCGATCCAGGTCCCTAAGCCCTTGGCGGGGACACGCAGCGCCTACCTGAAAATCCGCGAGAAGGCCTCCTTCGACTTCGCGCTTGTCTCCTGCGCCGCGGTCCTGACGTTCGCAGGGCCGACCTGCGAGCGCGCCCGCATCGTGCTCGGCGGCGTGGCGCCCGTCCCGTGGCGATGCCGCGAGGCGGAAGAGATCCTGGCGGGCCGCGCCCTCGATCCGGCGCGCCTCGCGCGCTGCGCCGAGGCGGCGCTCGCCGGCGCCGCCCCCCTCTCCAAGAACCGTTATAAGGTCGCTCTCGCCAAGGCCGCCGTCCGCCGCGTCCTGGCCGGGCTCCGGGAAGCCTGA